CTGAAAATATTTGTGTAGTATCTCACCCGTCACTTGTGGTTCTGCACGTAGATGGCCTTACTGATCTTTAAAGAGGCCTGTtctatccctagttgctcttttgctctctatatgtatttgtagaatcatcttttggatttttaaaattgtacaaAGCCATGATCCCATATGGATGAAGTGCTACTGACTATTTTAACTGTgctctcttttcctgtttctctccAGGCCATGACCGTTACTACAATAAGTACATTAATGTAAAGCGAGGTGGGATTGGGGGAATTGCTATGTTTCTGACTGGTTACGTTCTGCTCAGTTACATCTGGGAGTACGATCACCTCAGTAAGTGGAGCCCCTTGGGCTTGATACTTGTTGCTGAACATGTTAGAGTAAATGGTTACACGCATTGCAATTACACCGAGGCACCAAAGAGTACAGTACGCTGATTGAAGAAAAGTGAAATACTAGTGCACTTTCCAGGAAgtccaatttgaaatgttttgcactGTACTTTAGACAGTTTCTAAATAGTATATTTTTCAGTGTGAAAATGGGGAACAGAGTTGATTCCGACTCTTTTTGTTGGGCTGCTTGAATGATCCGAGAAGTGTTTTGGAACAGTTGCTTGAGCACCACATGGACCGTGGTGCGCCCAGAAGATGgctcattgccaccttcaggggcGATTGGAAAATCAACAAATAAATTCTGTCTTGCCAGCACGTGCCCATGTCCCAGGAAGTATTCTCTGGGACAACTTTAATGTTGTATTTGGCACTTCAGCTACAATCCTCATTACTCGCAATCCATCCTGTTTACGCAGACAGGTgttgatttatgaggatgttgccaagcctggagggtttgagggagaggctgactagattggggctatttttctTGGTGTCAGAccctgagaggtgacctgacagacGTTTATAAACTTTCTCGTGCGTGTGCCGCGGGGCacagtgatggaggctggtacaccaATAATGTTTAAACGGCGTCCGGATGGATCTACGGATAGGAAACATTCAGAGGGGAATGGACCAAATTATAGCAAGTGGGAGTAGAGTAATTtaggttggcatggacaagttggacagacgtgtctatttccatgctgtacaactccgACTCTAAGTCGCTCTGCAGCTGACCGGAATATAGCGTGCGTGTGTTACGATCATGCATGAACATCCTGCTGAGAAGTTTTACAGTGCACATGGATGAACTGAGTCAGAAGATGCACAGGTTCAGGTCCCACTCCCAGAAACTGGAGTACATACTCCAGGCTGACTCGCAGTGCAGAACTGGAGAAGTGATACATCACCAAAGTTACTGTCTTTTGCCCTGGACCTTAATACTAGGCCCAGAGTGTCACCTTGGGTGGACAAAAAGATGACCTGGCACTATTGTTAAAGAGCAGTAGGATGCGTGCCCCAATATCGAGGTCAATATTTGCTCAGTCTCCAAAGAACCTGTGAGTTTggtcatgaatgcattgtcattGTGGGAGCTGGCTGTGTTGAAATTTGTTGCTAAACTTTCATACAATAGtcactttttaaatttcaaatcaaGAGTACTTCATGGGCAGCCCAAGGTGTTTCACAGCCAAATGTTGTGAAAGGTGCTCTAGGAATGCTTCCCCAAGCTGTAGAACTAATGCATTCTTGTTATAAGCCAGTAGCTTTCCACAATCAATTGTTAACTTTTCTTAACTTTATTTTCCCCGCAGAGCATGAGCGATGGAGAAAGTACCACTGAATTGCTGCTATGTTCCACTTGCTGTATTTATGGAATTTGAGATGAGTGTTCAAGTTAGAATcatggaaaataaaatcagaacagTTTCAATGCTGAATTGTTCATTCTTTGGCTTCCTCACTCTGTATCGTGACTGAATATTCCTAAGTGCAGGTGCAATATGAACTAAGCAGAGTGCCTGTTACTAGGAAAGTGCTAGAGTCTATTATGAAGGatataatagcagagcattttgaAACACTTAATGTGATcgagcaaagtcagcatggcttcattaagGGGAAATGATGTCTGACtcattctttgaagaggtaaccatcAGGATAAAGGGTCAATGTATTGAATTTTGATTTCCAAAAAGTGTTTAAGGTGTTGCACACAaggctacttttttttaaaaaaaactcatttgtgagatgtgggtgtcgttggctgcgccagcatttcttgtccatccctagttgccccttgagaaggtggtggtgagctgtcgtcttgaatgtctgcagtccacctgctgtgttgacccacaatgccattgggaggcaattccaggattttgacccagtgacagtgaaggaattatgatttctaagtcaggatggggagtggtttggaggtaaacttggcagggtgctgttcccatgtatctatggCCCTTGTCCTGTAGATggcagtggttgtgggtttggatggtgctatctgaggatctttgaattaaTAAGATAGGAGCCCCTTGGAGTAATGTAAGCATGGATAGAACATTAACTTAACTAATGGGAGATAGTTGGGATAATGACCATTTTCACAATGACAACCTATAACTCGTGCTGTTCAGCCAGAGGGATCAGGGCTGGAATCACAATTATTTACTCTCTAAGTTAGTTAGATGAGAAGAGTGTACTGTTGCCAATGATACAAATAGGTGGGTttgcaagtggtgaggatgacagtgTACAAAGGTTTCTAGACAGTGGGTAGAAACTTCACTGATGCAAAATGTGAAGTTACattctttggcaggaagaaaagaaCTGTTGAGGTCCTGactctcttcctcttcctcctcctccacagCTGGTAGccaaagaattccaaaagtgaTTGATCACTCTCAACATCCAGAGTTTCCCACCATGTTTGGCATCGTGGCTTGTTTGTTTATTTGAAGtctgaggtggtggtggtggggggcgggggggaaagggaaTGGTTGGGAGAGCTCTCcctgtggttggagtcatacccaaCAGAAAGGAAGATGGGGGTTGTGAATTTAGAGATCactcatttcagctccaggagtTCTTccgggtagtgtcctgggcccccACCACCCTCAGCTGCTTCAGTAAATCTCCCT
This is a stretch of genomic DNA from Stegostoma tigrinum isolate sSteTig4 chromosome 38, sSteTig4.hap1, whole genome shotgun sequence. It encodes these proteins:
- the LOC125447142 gene encoding ATP synthase subunit f, mitochondrial-like isoform X2 — translated: MADRAVPVAEKPLMDVKLGELSRWITARDFTPNGIIGALRRGHDRYYNKYINVKRGGIGGIAMFLTGYVLLSYIWEYDHLKHERWRKYH
- the LOC125447142 gene encoding ATP synthase subunit f, mitochondrial-like isoform X1; its protein translation is MADRAAVPVAEKPLMDVKLGELSRWITARDFTPNGIIGALRRGHDRYYNKYINVKRGGIGGIAMFLTGYVLLSYIWEYDHLKHERWRKYH